The sequence GGTTACCCTGTCCTTGCCGACGTATGAGTTCAAACAAGAAGTACTGTGGGCCAATGTGAAAAAACATAATACGTACGAGAACTCCGGTCCGAGTCTGCCAGTGAAGTCTATGCTGATCAGACAGCAGACCTTGAAGACAGCTCATTCCGACGTCTATGTGGTAACTCTTATACCCGACGACTGGTTTGTCGACGATCACCGAATTGGGGGTCAACGCACCTTCTCGGGGACGACTTATACGGAATTAGCTGCTGAACTGGCTACCCTTTACTTCGGGACTTCAGCGTTTGTGCTGGAGAAGCTGTATTTCAAAAGCCTGATCCAACTAGAGGATAAACGCAAAGCCTTTCAGATTCATGTGAACAAAACATCCTCCAAGCAGCTGGAGATCGAAGTATTCTCCTACGAGAATGAAGACATGAATAATTACGTGACACACGCAACCTTTACGATCAGACAAGCAGAGCTGGATGCTGCGGAGAGGCTGAATGTGGACGCCCAATTCGAGCAGCATTTGCTGAATGCCAATTTCGGCTCGGAGGAGAATAATTTCTTCAAGGGCCGCTGGGATTTCGCGAAACAAAACTTCCGGTTAGCCCGCCCAACTCCTGCAGAGATTCTGCTGTCGCTGACTTTAAATGAGCAATATTCTGAGGATTTACAGGACTTTTATTTACATCCTTCCATTCTGGACGGCATTCTTGGGGCTATGGTCTATGAACGCGCACAAGCTCGCGGCAAGAGCTATCTTCCCTTATCCTATGGCAAATTCACTTTTACCGGAAAAAGATTCACCAGTACGGTCTATTCACACACGGAGCTTCTCTACGATACGGACGCCGATCATGACGTGATCTCAGCGAATATTACCGTCTACAACGAGCTTGGCGAACGAATTGCCTTTCTGGACAAGTACATGATGAAGGCTTTTGCCAATGCTTACTTCAAGCCTTACCTGCACAAGGTAATCTGGGAGCCGTCTACAGTCCAGATTACACAAGAAGCTGATTTAGTGGCTACTGCTTCTGCTGGCAAGACCGTGCTGGTCATCGGCAATGAGAAGGCGGTAGAACAAGCGGCGGCAAAACGGCGTACAGGTGTGGAAACCGTAGATTACAGGACGCTGAAAGAATTCAAATCATCGGAAAAATATGATTTTATCATCTATGCGCCTTGGCTTGGCGAGTCCTTGCCACAGAGCAGCGTCGTCGAAGGGGAGCTGCTGAATTATTTTGACTTTGCCAAAATAGCCCATTCCCTCGTCAAACGTAAAGGCAAAGTGCTGATCGTTGCTGATAACGGCTTTGCTTTGCAGCCGCAACAGACAGACATCAATCCACTTCACTATTCACTGCTCAGCTCAGGTCGAATTCTGGGCTTGGAGAACACCGGCTTCAAGACGCAAATGATCAATCTGCCAATCTTTGATCTTGACTTGATCCTGGCTATGGCTGGGGAAGATGAGCTCGACGGCAAACAGCTGCTGTATGACAATCATCAGTTGTATGAAGAGACACTCACTGAGGTCAAGGAGCTTGTGGATGCGCCGCCGCTTCAGCTTACGGAAGAGGATTGTGTCATTGTGACTGGTGGCTACGGAGGAATCGGGCTTGAATATATTGACCTGCTGCTGGACCTGCAGCCGCAGCTGCATATCGCCATATTAGGCCGTACAGATACAGGCTTAGTTCTAAGCGCTAAAGAACAACTGACCCCGGAAGAAAACGTCAAGCTAAATAAGATTAACAAAATAAAGCTTAAAGGTCCTAACGTTCATTTCTATAGCTGTGATGTAGCGCGCGAAGAGGATGTAAAGAGGGTAGTAGGTGGTTTGGCAGAGACGAGAACCGTCGCTGGTGTTGTCCATCTGGCAGGGGTTCCTGAAGAAGGCATGCTCTTTACGAAGTCGGCAGAGGAATTTATGGGCATTGTCGCCCCTAAAGTGATCGGGACGATGCTGCTCCGCAAATATTTGGCGACTCAGGCTTTACGTTTCTTCATCGCCAGCTCCTCGATGACCACGATCACCGGTTCGGCCGGCCAGTTCTCTTATACGCTCGGCAATGCCTTTCTTGAAGGTTATACCGATGAAGCGACTTCGACCGTATTATGGCCGGGCTGGAAGGAAACCGGGATGGCACTGCAATTCGGCGATTTGGCAACAGCGGATGAGCATTTGTTAATGAAGTCACTTACTACGGCTATAGGCCGGGAATATATCAAGTTGTCGCTGGAAAAGAAAGTGGGCAAAATTATTGCTGGCGAGTTTAACAAGGCCAAGATAGCGGAATATTTGGGCGATTATATCCGGCTGCCACAGCAGTTTACGGGTGCTACTGCTCCCTTAGTTCCAGGATCAATCGCTGACGAAGCAGCTAAAGTCCAGATTAAGGATTACTCTACCTTAACGATCAGTGGCACAGAACGGCAAGACGATGTAGAGAAATTCGTTACAGTTGTGTTTGCTTCAGTCCTCGACCGCAATGACATTGATGTGAACAAGAGCTTTACAGATTTGGGTGGAGATTCGCTGAAGGCTTTTGGAATATATGGTCCGATCGCAGAGCAGTTCAAGGTTGATATTGAAGTGGCGGATGTGTTTATCTACCCAACCGTTACGCAATTGAGCCAATATGTCAGGGAACTGCTGGAGGAAGAAGCTAATGAATGACCGCAGAGTTGTCATTGTCGATTTCATCTATGATTTTCCTAATAAAGAGCAGCTTGACGCTGAAGAGCTGCTGGAGCGGAAAGAGCTGATCTGGGAAAGTCGGCTGCGTGAATTGGAGCGGAATTACAATCAGAAATTCACCGAAGTTGCTTGCTTTGCTGGTCTATTCTATCCCTCTGTCGAAGAGCATTTTCCTTTACGCCATATCCAGGCTGCGCAGAGTAAATTCCTACTGTCAAGTGAAAGAATCTCGTTAAATTTGTTCCAGACTTTGGCCGACCGGAATATTGTGAGCCCCAAAAGCAATCTGCTTGTCTCGGTAGGAAGCTCGCAAACGGACAATCTGTCCAAATTCGCCTTGATGGGATTGGAAGGTGACGATTTGGAAAAAGCGGTGGATCTGATTGATCCACTTGGCTATCTTAAGCTGCTGCAGTGGGTGCGCCCTCCGGCCCTTGAAACGATCAGCGAAGCTTCCACTTCGGGAATCGGTGCTATGTATAGTGCCTATTCCAAGATTAAGAAGGGTGAGTTCGATGTCGCCATTACTGGGGGAGCGAGCGCCGTAACCTTTCCGAGCCCATACGAGCTATCTCATTTCGGTACGGGAGATACCCGCGCTATGCAGCCTTTTGAGGAGGGGGCCTCCGGACATTATTTTTCAGAAGGAGGGGTTGCTGTTCTGCTGAAGGAGCGGGAGCAGGCCCTGGCCGATGGAGATACCATTCTGGCGGAAATTAAAGATATTTCAGCAGGGACGATGGGGAATCCTGTTGTGAACCGCATGGCTATTAAGAAGCTGGTGAGCCGATCTCTGGCGAATGCGGGGATCGAACAGGAAGCAGAGATATTTCTGGAGCTGTACGGACGAGGCAATGAGATTGATGATACGGCAGAGTTCTCCTGTCTGAGAAACCTGCAGAAGGTCTACACGAACCTGAGAGGTGGTTTCCTGAAGGAAGATGTGCATTATATAGTCGGCTACTATGGCCAGATCGGAATGTGCCGGCTGCTGGATTCCAAGCGGGAACACATCCCATTGCAAGGCAGAGAAGTCAAGCAGCCTAATTCGTTTATCGGCCGGATCACAGATGAGCAGTGGAGCCAGAATGTCGGTGAATATGATCTGGTTTCGATACTCTCCTATTCCATGCATGGCAATAGCTACAATCTGCTGCTTGGTATGAATGAAGGTGACGGCGATGTTCAAATTGAAGGGAGGGATTATCAATGAAAATGATTTGCTTGCCGTATGCTGGAGCCCATGTCAACGTGTTCTCAGAGCTGCAAAAGCAATTGAACCGCAGCTACCCAAGTCTCGGAATCATTCCCCTGGAATATCCCGGACATGGCCGCAGATTCTCCGAGAAACCAGCAGGCTCCATCCAGGAGATTACCGCTGATCTGTTTACATCGCTGCACAAGACTCTGGATCAGTCGGAAGAGCTGATTCTTCTGGGCTACAGCATGGGTTCGATTATCGCTTATGAGCTGGCATCCTTGCTAATAGATGCGGGATATACCGTTTCTAAGTTGCTATTCCTGGCTGCGACACCTCCGCATCGGATTGAAGTCGTAGATGAAGCGGAGCCAGATGATGATACGCTGCTGGAAAGATGCCAGATTTATGGACTCATCAAGGAGGGGCAGTTCGCCTCGGCCCAAATGCGGCAATTATTTCTGCCCGCGCTGCGCAGTGATATCACTGCGGTTAACCGCTATAATCTGGGCAACCAATACCACTGTCATTTCTTCAGTCCCGAAGTTGAAATTGCCGTATTTCAAGGCTTGTTGGACAAATCCGTTACTGCGGTCGAGGATTGGCGGGATATTGCAGCAAGTCCCATTTATTACTACAGTTATCAATCGGGACACTTTTTCTACTATGAATATCAAGAGGAAGTTTTTGCCGATATTATCAGTTTTGTGAAGTCTACCCAATCTACTCAATTTAAGGGAGGAAGCGGATTATGAGAAGCCTGCTCGATATTTTAGGGGAGAAAATGAAGACCTATAAGGACAAGACCGCCATTTCGGAAAGCAGTCGTTCAATAAGCTACGGGGATTTAAACGCATTGTCCAACCTTTATTTGCAGGATCTGCGTGGAAGAGGAGTCAAGGCGCATGAAGTGGTCGCCATTGAGCTTGAACGCAGTATTGAAGCAGTAGCAGCGATGATTGCCGTTCTGAAGGCAGGTGCTGCCTATACCGTTATTAACAAGGATTATCCAGAGGATAGAAAACAGTCTATGCGGCAGATCATCAATGTTCAGGTAACCATTACTGAGATCCTGCAGACGGACTCTAGCTTGGCGGACGAATGGAATGTTGTAGAACGATCTCAGGACCAGTTATGCTACATTATTTTCACTTCGGGAACAACTTCTACACCCAAGGCAGTGGGGATTCCAGATCGAGGCGTTCTCCGGCTGCTGGGAGATGAACGCTTGGGGCTTTCTCCAGACAAAACTATTTCTCATATCAGCCCGCTTGAATTCGATGCTTCCATTATTGAAGTTTGGGGCGGCCTATTGTCCGGCATGAGCATCTCCTTATTATCCAAGACTGAAATACTTAACATCTTTCATGTAGAAAAGCGGATTAATCAAGGGATAGACCTGATGTGGATTACTTGCTCCCTGTTCAATTTCTGGGTAGACAAGAAGCCGGAAATGTTTGGAAGGCTGTCTCGTGTCATCGTCGGAGGGGAACAGCTCAGCCTATCGCATGTCAACGAAGTTCTCCAATATACAACCGTGGTCAATGGCTACGGCCCTACCGAAAATACGGTGTTCACCACACTGGATGTTATGGAGAAGGGCACAGTGGTGACCGAAGTTGCCATCGGAACAGCGATCTCCGGCACGGAGGTGCACATCGTTGACGAGCATGGGCAGAGTGGATCAGAAGGAGAGTTGTACGCTAGTGGACAGGGTGTAGCACTTGGCTATATTAGCAACCCAGAGAAGACTAATGAATCCTTCATCAATTGGCAGGGCATAGAGGTGTATAAGACAGGGGATCTGGTGCGTCTTAGTCCAGAAGGCAAGATTATCTATCTGGGCCGGAAGGATACTCAGGTTAAGATTAACGGCTACCGGATCGATCTGCAGGAGATTGAATACACAGCGCGTTCTCTGGGGATTCAGAATTGCCATGCTTTTGTCCGCGATAAGAAAATATATCTAGCCATTACGACACGCTCGGAGAATATTAGCCAATTACTAAGAAAAACGCTGCCCATCTACATGATTCCTTCCAAGATAGCTTATGTGTTCCAGATTCCATTAACCGCAAATGGCAAAACAGATACCAAAGCTATCTATGAAGATTACTTCATGACCAAGAGTAAAAAGCTTATGCAGATTATCCAGCAATACTTGCCTGGCGTCTCATTAAACGAGCATACAAATATTTTTGAGCATGGGATCGATTCTATTATTGTATGGGAAATCGCCCGGGAGATTAACGAGCACTTCAATGCAGACATTAGCTTCTTCGATGTTTTTGAGCACCCGACCCTTAGCCAACTATCTAATATGCTGGGAGAGGAACAATATGCAGCGCACTATCTATGATTTCTTATACCGAAAATATGACTTCTCTATGCAAATGGGGAATATCCCCTTCCGCAGTCGTTTCGCAGCGGGCATGAAGGCTTATTGGGGACTCAAACTGCTGGCCGTCACTGTCTATTTTGCCCTTTTTCTTAATTTTGTTGGCGAGGATAAGTACTTACCGAAAGATACGTATTGGTTTGTTGGCAGCGTGCTAGCTGCACTAATCTTGGTCACTCTCTCTTATCTGAATGTGTTTGGGGCCTGGTTTGCCATTACGCTCAGCAAGCATCGAAAGTGGATCGATACGGTGTTGATTATTTCTGGACTGCTGCTGTGTATTCATTTTCCCGTGTATAGCTTTGGAGAGACGGTTCCGGATCTCAGCACGTTGCGTGATACCTTAATTCTGCCGGGAATTCTGCTGATCATCATTGGGCTATACCGTAAAATTCACTATCGGAGTTCAAGGGTTGTCCCTTTAAGCGCATTGGCAAGTTTGCTGGTAACCACAGGAATCCTAATGAAATATCCGCTGCATTCCATCACACATAGTATTTATTTAGGGTTTATACTGCTGATCAATGCCGGATTTATAGCCGACCTGCTTCTGTTCTACTATTGGCATAGCAAATCGGAGACTAGGAATCGATAAGGGGGATGAGTCCATGATTAGTCCGAACTTAATCGAAATGAAGGAGCAGCATCTGCTGGAAGCCAGCAAAGTGTTAAGCGCGACGGAATACGTAGTGTATTGCAATATGGGGAATGAAAGCAGGCGCAAAGAATTTCTATACGGTCGTTATGCTATCAAAAAAAATATTGCCGACCACTCCCCGACCTTCAAGGGGGAACTAAGCCGCATAACGGTTGACTATGGCAGCTTGCGCTTCCCCATTATAAAAGATCACCTGGTCGAAGTAGGCTTGAGCCATTCCAAACAATATGTGCTCTCCGTCATTTATTCTAAAGACAATATTGTGGGCATCGATATGGAAACGATTCGTCTGGATGTACCGATTGAGGAGATGCTGAGCAGCAACGAGAAGTCGATGATGTCGAATTATGAATTCCCCTCCCGTTTCGCCTACATGTTCTTTAGCTGTAAGGAGGCGTTAGGTAAGGCGCTGAAGATGGGGCTGCTGGCAGACTACTCTATTTACGAGATTGCTAGCATGTGCTCGGAGAGAATATCTGGCGAGGAAGTGTATCGCATTCAATTCAAGAAATTCCCCTTCCTAACGGGATACTCATTTATGAAGAATGAGAAGGAAATCTGCAGTCTGGTAGTTCCGCAAAAGGTAGATATCCGCCATGTGCTGGATTATTTAATAACAGCTTGAACCTCATAGGAAGGTCCTACCTCGCAAATCCGTCACCGTGCATTGGGTGCAATCCCACTTGCATAGCAGGCGGATTTTTCTTTTTGCTAAATCTCCTGGAAAATGATTCTAGCAGATAGGTTTATTTTTGGTACATATAGGATATGAAGACTAGTAAACGCAATCATTTAGGACAGTCCTGATAGGACTTGGGAGCGAAACGATCATGCTTATAAAAAACGTCTAATATTAAGGACAAGAGAGGTGAACAAGATGAAGGTTGAACAGACAGTAAACATGAGTTTTACCGAATCGCTTGCTAGTACAATGGCCGAAAGAATGAATAAGGAGCGTGATGGAGAATACATTGATTACTTGAAGATGAAGCTGGGCCTTGAAATGTTGTTGATTAATCTGGCGAAAATAGGATTGGTCTACGGAGTGGCGCTCACCTTTCATCTGATGTGGCAGACTTTGATTATGCACGGTGCCTACTTCGCTATCCGCCGCACGGCCTTTGGACTGCACGCGAATAATAGCATAATTTGCAGCATACTCAGCTTGGCTCTATTCATAGGTATACCGTTCCTTAGCCAAAACTACATAATGCTTGATAACTATAAAGTAGTAATCTTAGGTATTCTCTTCACAGCTCTACTCTACCGGTATGCACCGGCAGACACCGACAAGTTCCCACTGCTAGGTAAGGAAAGAAGAGAGAAGCTTAGACGAATAACTGTAACCGCCTGTCTGATTATTGTTCTTATCGCTTTGGTTTGTCCTAGTCCCGTCGTTAAAAGTCTGCTTATGCTTGGAGTACTGAGTCAGGTCATTATGGTATTGCCTATCACTTATAAACTATTGAAAAGGAGCTATAATAATTATGAAAACTATGAAGCAAAGAATGTTTGACGGGATTAAAGACGGGGTATCCAGATCCATCGGTAATATGGCGATCAAGAGCGGGGATGTAGCTTTGGAGAGATGCTGTGTAACATTTTTACATGAGCCTAAGATCCCTCAAGAGTTATTAAAAAAATATCAGTAATCAATTGAGATTAAGAATATTATGTTGAGCCTTCCTCTTTAGGGAGGTTTTTTTGCATATTCATCTTTACTAGATTGTGGTTTTTGATTTACAATAATACCGACAGGAAAATCTAACCATTAGTGCATAAATGTACATGATAATCCAGACGATGCATTCGATTTGATACTAGTACTAGTAATGGAAACTATGGGCATAGGAGATAACTGAATGTTAGAAATGATGTCAATTTTGGTTCAAATGATTACGCTTGTCTTGTCTATACATATTTTGTATCACAATAGATGGAATATGTCATATGCATTACTGATGATTCTAGGAGCCTGTGCCATTGGTTACCCTCTGTATCTAAAGATCGGAGTAATAAGCATAACAATCGTATTGGCCTTTTGCATTATTATGTCGTATTTGAAATTGAAAAACATTTTTTTGAGTATCCTTATCCCCGTTATTGCTCTAATCATTTCTGTGCTTAGTGATTACATAACAAGTGTTGTGAATATTAGATTATTTGATTCATCACTTGAAGTTATTACAAGCGACCTAATAAGCTATGGTCTTTATCTGTTAGAATATTCCCTTATTGCTTTTCTCTTTAGTTTTGCTGCTCATTATCTTTTTGTTAAATTTCAGGCTTATGATATGTTTTTTCGAAGATACGGTATTCTGTTTACGGTACTTTGTGTAAGCACGATGGTTATCTTTTACGCCAATATCTTGATCGGGAAGCAGCAAGGGTTTACGAACGAGAATATTCAGGCGAATAGCCTACTGTTTCTTTTTTACTTTATACTGTTAATCGGTGTATTTATAGTATTGACGCGAATTGTTATGAAAGAGACTACAATGAAGAGTAAGCAAGTACAATACGAGCGTCTCCAGGAGTATACGGATAATCTGGAAGAGCTGTACACGGACATGCAGAAATTCCGCCATGATTACATTAACATTTTGCTGTCGATGTCGGAATATATACGAAATGATGATATGAAGAGCCTCAGTACTTATTTCGAGAGTAAGATTCTGCCGATCAGTGAAGGGATGCAGAGCAACAACTACAAGCTGGGAACGCTGCAAAATGTGAAATTACAGGAACTGAAGGGTATTTTATCCTCGAAACTGATCCGCGCGCAGGAGCTTCATATTGATGCTGTTGTCGAGGCGGTAGAGCCGATTGATGTGGTCAATATGGATTCGATCAAGCTCTGCCGCTGTTTGGGAATTATTCTGGATAATGCAATCGAGGAAGCAGGTCAATGTGAGCAGCCCACACTGCGGGTCGCGCTGGTCAATCGATCCAAAGGAGTTCTGATCGCCGTAGCCAACAGCTGCCGCCCGGAAGGACCGGAACTGCACCTAATCTTTGAGAAGGGCTTCTCTACCAAAGGGAATGGGCGGGGCTTAGGATTAAGCAATCTGCGGGAAATCGTGGCGCAATGCGCTGGTGTTACTCTGGATACTTATAAAAAGGATGGGCAGTTTGTGCAGGAGCTGGAAGTGTACTAGACAGGAGGATGTTTAATGCTGGAAATATTTGTTTGCGAGGATGACCCTGAGCAAAGGAAACGACTGAACTCGTACATAGAAAATTATATCATGATGGAGAACCTGGACATGAAGCTGGTGATCTCCACAGGCGTCTCTAAGGATATTATTGAATATTTACAGAATAACCGGGTAACAGGTCTGTACTTTCTGGATGTGGACTTGCAGGAGGAGAAGAGCGGAATTGCTCTCGGGGCAGAAATCCGTCAATATGACAGCCAGGGAGCCATCGTATTTGTCACGACACACTCGGAATTGACTTATTTAACATTCACTTACAAGGTTGAAGCCATGGATTATATTACAAAGGATAAGTTTACGGATATTCAGAAGCGCGTAATCGAATGTATCGATACGGCTAGCCAGCGTTATTTGCAGAACAAGCATAGCAACATCAAGAAATTCCAAACCAAATCCGGTGATAAAGTTATTAGTGTCGACTATAATGACATTCTTTTCTTTGAAACGTCGCCGCAGTTGCATAAGGTGATTCTGCATGCTAGAAACCGCCAGGTGGAGTTCTATGGGAAATTAAAAGATATTCTGGCTGCCGATGCCCGCTTCTATCGCTGTCACAACTCCTATGTAGTCAACAAGGACAACATTGCTGAAGTGGATATTAAGAACCGTGAAATCAAAATGATCAATGGTGAGATCTGTTATGCCTCCAGCCGCTTTCTCAGCGGGTTGAAGGATATCATTCCACACTAATGCAATAAATGTATAGTCAATATCGAACACGCACACTACTTTTATATTTTTTCGGGAAACGGGCGTCTCCTTTACCAAGGACGGCGGAGCCGTTTCTTTTGTCTTTTATAAGGATTTATATATTTGGGGGCCCCCCGCAAAGGACTTGGTTAGGCTTCGAAGTCAAAGCTCCACTTTGTGGGGCTATTTTTTGGGTCTTAAGTTCTCTTTTCTGCATATACGGTAAACTTTTACTCTCCCTGAGGAGGTTTTTTGCTATAATAGTTGAAAGGAATACATATGTTCGCTTTCGAATGGGTTACTGGATGAATACGGTGGAAATTCCTGCCTGAAATAGAGGAGAGATAGTTTTGCGTATTTTGGGAATAGACCCGGGGCTGGCCATCGTCGGCTTTGGCTTTGTGGATAAGGAAGGCAATAAATTGACGCCTGTGCAATATGGTTGTATACAGACGGAGGCACATACGCTTGAAGAAGAACGTCTGCTGCATGTCTATGAGGGTATGGTTCAGCTGATTGATAAATATAAACCAGATGCAGTTGCAGTGGAGAAGCTGTTCTTCAGCCGCAATGTAACTACGGCTTTGCCGGTTGCCCAGGCGCGCGGAGTACTCATCTTGGCTGCTGTACAGCGTGGACTGCCGGTATCAGAATATACCCCGATGCAGGTGAAGCAGGCCGTTGTTGGTTATGGTAAGGCAGAGAAGCGGCAAGTGCAGGAAATGGTCAAGCTGTTGCTGAAATTATCTGTAATTCCCAAGCCGGATGATGTGGCCGATGCGCTGGCTGTGGCAGTATGTCATGCCCACTCTGTAAGTTTAAATTCCAAATTAAATGAGGTATTGCGAAAATGATAGATTTCCTAAGAGGACCTGTTGTTCATTTGGAGGCAGAATATGTGGTTTTGGATGTTCAGGGTGTTGGCTATCGGGTATTCTGCCCGAATCCCTATGCTTTTGCCAAGGTGAACGGACCTGTAACCATATTTATTCATTATCAGACACGTGAGGATGCTACCTTGCTGTTCGGGTTTCCTACTCGAGAAGAGCAAAAGCTGTTCCGTAAGTTGATTGAAGTAACGGGCATCGGCCCGCGGGTTGCACTTGGCATACTGACAGGTGGCACACCGGATCAACTGATCTCAGCTATTTATCAGGAGAATCTGACCTTTTTGATTAAGTTGCCTGGGATTGGTAAGAAGACCGCACAGCGGATGATTCTGGATTTAAAAGACAAGTTGGACGGGCTTGGGACGGCATCTATGCAGACGGGATTATTTGCACTTCCTGTGGAAGAAGATGAGGATCTCCTGCCTTGGCAGGAGGCCAGAGACGCACTTAAGGCGCTCGGTTATACCGAAGGTGAATTGGACAGTGTATGGCTTGACATGAAGAAAGAAGGGGCAGATATAGGGCCTGTTGATGTGCTGATGAAGAAAGCGCTGAAGCTGCTGTATGTAGCCAGATAAAGCCTGACAGCATCTTGGAAGAACGGAGCGATGGAAGATGGATGACCGGATCATATCCGCAAATTTGATGATGGACGAACAGGCTGTAGAATTGAGTCTGCGGCCCCGTTATCTGGCTGAATATATCGGACAGACCCAGGTTAAAGAGAACCTGAAAATATATATTGAAGCAGCCAAAATGAGAAGCGAAGCACTTGATCATGTGCTGCTGTACGGGCCGCCGGGTC comes from Paenibacillus sp. 19GGS1-52 and encodes:
- a CDS encoding GHKL domain-containing protein — translated: MLEMMSILVQMITLVLSIHILYHNRWNMSYALLMILGACAIGYPLYLKIGVISITIVLAFCIIMSYLKLKNIFLSILIPVIALIISVLSDYITSVVNIRLFDSSLEVITSDLISYGLYLLEYSLIAFLFSFAAHYLFVKFQAYDMFFRRYGILFTVLCVSTMVIFYANILIGKQQGFTNENIQANSLLFLFYFILLIGVFIVLTRIVMKETTMKSKQVQYERLQEYTDNLEELYTDMQKFRHDYINILLSMSEYIRNDDMKSLSTYFESKILPISEGMQSNNYKLGTLQNVKLQELKGILSSKLIRAQELHIDAVVEAVEPIDVVNMDSIKLCRCLGIILDNAIEEAGQCEQPTLRVALVNRSKGVLIAVANSCRPEGPELHLIFEKGFSTKGNGRGLGLSNLREIVAQCAGVTLDTYKKDGQFVQELEVY
- the ruvA gene encoding Holliday junction branch migration protein RuvA, whose product is MIDFLRGPVVHLEAEYVVLDVQGVGYRVFCPNPYAFAKVNGPVTIFIHYQTREDATLLFGFPTREEQKLFRKLIEVTGIGPRVALGILTGGTPDQLISAIYQENLTFLIKLPGIGKKTAQRMILDLKDKLDGLGTASMQTGLFALPVEEDEDLLPWQEARDALKALGYTEGELDSVWLDMKKEGADIGPVDVLMKKALKLLYVAR
- a CDS encoding LytTR family DNA-binding domain-containing protein, producing MLEIFVCEDDPEQRKRLNSYIENYIMMENLDMKLVISTGVSKDIIEYLQNNRVTGLYFLDVDLQEEKSGIALGAEIRQYDSQGAIVFVTTHSELTYLTFTYKVEAMDYITKDKFTDIQKRVIECIDTASQRYLQNKHSNIKKFQTKSGDKVISVDYNDILFFETSPQLHKVILHARNRQVEFYGKLKDILAADARFYRCHNSYVVNKDNIAEVDIKNREIKMINGEICYASSRFLSGLKDIIPH
- the ruvC gene encoding crossover junction endodeoxyribonuclease RuvC: MRILGIDPGLAIVGFGFVDKEGNKLTPVQYGCIQTEAHTLEEERLLHVYEGMVQLIDKYKPDAVAVEKLFFSRNVTTALPVAQARGVLILAAVQRGLPVSEYTPMQVKQAVVGYGKAEKRQVQEMVKLLLKLSVIPKPDDVADALAVAVCHAHSVSLNSKLNEVLRK
- a CDS encoding cyclic lactone autoinducer peptide, with protein sequence MKTMKQRMFDGIKDGVSRSIGNMAIKSGDVALERCCVTFLHEPKIPQELLKKYQ